In the Bacteroidales bacterium genome, one interval contains:
- a CDS encoding LysE family transporter, which yields MFNIFLQGVILGLLISVTAGPSFITILQTSLQRGFNMAFFIALGVLLSDAVLITICYLGASIIITTPSSRIYIGMIGGIILIAFGLWTFNRKPEILLRRSPKYKTPTKRPGPLTYIFKGFFLNFLNPFLLIFWFTAISWVASRAEEGKLLIYTLVFFSGTLATTFSLDLLKSFIGNKISLYIRPRTQLWINRAVGIALIAFGIFLIVKVSLEWL from the coding sequence CCTTCATCACCATCCTCCAGACAAGCCTGCAGCGAGGTTTCAACATGGCTTTCTTCATCGCACTGGGCGTTCTTTTAAGCGATGCAGTCCTCATTACCATTTGCTACCTTGGAGCAAGTATCATCATCACTACCCCATCAAGCCGGATTTATATCGGAATGATCGGGGGAATAATTCTGATCGCATTTGGATTATGGACCTTCAACCGAAAACCGGAGATTCTGCTGCGCCGAAGTCCCAAGTACAAAACCCCCACCAAAAGACCCGGCCCGCTGACCTATATCTTCAAGGGTTTCTTCCTTAATTTTCTGAATCCCTTCCTTCTGATCTTCTGGTTTACAGCCATAAGCTGGGTCGCTTCCAGGGCTGAGGAAGGAAAACTATTGATCTACACACTTGTATTTTTTAGCGGAACCCTGGCGACCACCTTCTCCCTCGACTTGCTAAAAAGTTTCATCGGTAACAAAATCAGTCTCTATATCCGGCCCAGGACCCAGCTCTGGATCAACCGCGCCGTTGGAATCGCACTCATTGCTTTTGGCATTTTTCTCATTGTTAAAGTTTCTCTTGAATGGCTTTGA